TGCATGGTATAGACTAAAATCCTTCCTAATACGCTTGACGGCGAGAGTAATAACTACTTACCAAACAACAGCTGCACGAAGAAAAGACCAAGACTAGCGAGACCAATCGTGCGTGTAAGATAGTTATCCATGGGTCGCAGGTATTCATAACTCAGCAGAAGCGCGCCGCAGAGGCAAAGAGGGAACGAGGCTGAGAGAAATTAGGAGGCGCTGATATTCGGACTGCACAACAGTTCACTTACGAGGCTTGAACGGCCCCACTGCGACTTATAGAAATTCCAAATGGCCAAGATGGGCACTGAAAGGTGAGCCCCTGCGTATGGTGAGCATTTCATTATGAAATCTATTCACAATTGAGGTTATAGGGGTAACTGACATTTAAACAGTATGCCAGTACGAGAATTCTGCCTCTGCTTCTCTCTAGCGTTAAGGACGCTTCTATATAGACAGACTCCTATCTCGACACCAAAGATATCCACGAAGTACCGCTGGTTTGCATCGTGGAGTTCAGTGCCGCGGCCGATTCGCCATGCGCTCGCGGTTTCACTGGCAAAGTCGGGCTCTGCGTCGTAGTCCGATACGAGCACGTCCGTAATGAAGCGGCGAACGTCTGCGGAGCTGGCGGAGCGATCTGGAATATGGATGGCCATTTCAGAACAGAAATGAAGATTCAAGGATTGTTGAGAGGAGGGGTGTGAAATTCTGAAGTAGGCTGCGTCTTTTCTCATGGAAGGGTGCCCTGATACTactaatactactaatactCTGGCATAGCCACCACAGGAGACTCCGATACACCAAAACACGATCAGCCTCAGTGGACATGATTGGGCTGTTATGCAAAGTCTCGTTGGACATCTTAATAGCGCCTTGGGCAATGGTAGGGGTCATATGAACAAATCAGTCCAACAGAGCCACCACTTAACGACTAGAACATGGGGAAACAATTCAAAGCTGGCGCCAATTTGCCTGGCCTCGGCAGGTAAGTAATACTCAGTCTAATGCATACTATAACATCCGGTCACGATCTATGAATCCTCACTTCGAGAAGACTGCCCGCACATTTTCATATTTCCCTCTATCTTTGAAGAGAATAGACAAGTCTCTTTTCCTTGCGCCAAACACAACAGCACCATTAGGGAATGTATCTGTCTTGACCGCAGACCCTTGCCCTGGGGAACGCATATCCTGCAGAAAGGCCGGAGAGTTCCAGCACGTCTCTCCGCTATTCTGGTGGGAGCATTGTTGGAAATGACTTTCCGCCAGTATGCTTGAGCAATGGTTAAATCGAAGGCTGGGGCCATGTCTTGCCAACAGAGCAGTTACGCTACAAACCGAGGCGGCCATTAGATCCTGCCTATCTGGTACTCGGTTGCAAGGCGAATCAGCACAGAGAGCACGATGTCCGACAATAGCGTCTCCAAAGTTCGAGCAGAAGAGACATTTTATCTCGCCCAAAAGGGGTGCCCAAGCTAGGCCCTGCCGTTCAAGCCGTTGCTGCTTTAGGTCACTCTGCGTTGAATCTTCGATGATATCCCAGAATTCGTAGCCGTATATCTTAGGGCCACTTGGCTTTTGCAGGAGGGCTTTTGACAGATTGACCGAGAATCCCATGATAAGATCGCCAACCGTTAATTGCAGGTTAGACGAGTTGTCTACGGCGGACAGAGCTTTCTCCCTTAATGCTTCGAAGGAAGCGAGACCGCCGTTGTTGTTCTCAGACGTCGTTTGAGGTACGCCAGATGTTAGTCCGTGACCTTTGGCATAAGAGAGGAGCATTTGATGGAGCACGCATACAAGTGGAATGAGCCACGCTCTCTGCTGTGTAGTGTCGTATACAATAATCTGCTCCGAGATGCTATTCCGCAAGCATTTTAGATAATTGCCGGGCGGGCTAAAACGAACGGCCATCATCTTTCGAGAGAATGCTAGGCCCAGTTGACCTCCTACCTGGGCTGGACCCCCAGACTGTCCAACTAGCTGGAGGTTTGCACCTGTCCACTGCCATGAAGTATGCTTTGTGCGTGCGCCAGACCTTTTGATATCTGATGTCCCTTGAATTGTCCCCAAGGCAACCTTCGCATTGGAGCACCAGCCCAGGAGATTCCTCTCCGACCTCAGGTCATTCATATCTTGCGTCCTCAGCCAAGGGCCCTTGGTGACGGTCAGCTCGGATATGTTGAATTGATCGTCATGGGTTGCAACTTCCAAATGCCACTCGATGGTCTGCTTGTCATTCCTTCTGACGGGGATCAAGGCAGTGGAATAGCCCATCAGCACGATGCCATTATCGACCAACACAGGATACTCCACGGCCGCTAGCTGAATCATATTCCGGTAGCTGATGTCCAACATCCAGTGTGAGTTTAACCCTATCGACGGCTCCAAAGCTATCACCGCCGTGTCAAAAAGCGCAGACCAGCAGGTATTGTCCGACATTGTAAGCCCCCTGAGAGGCTCCCACGAGTTGAATATAAACCTCCCCTCAGACAACACCCCTGCTGATATTTGTGGGCCgtttggagggggttggCGAAACGTCAGGCAAATCCAGGCCACTGCATCTAATAAGTGTTCCATGGACGACGGGAAACGAGCAATTAGTTGTTGACTCGTCGCCCTAAATATGATTCCTTTGCTAACTATAATGGACGTTAGCTAGAACTATACAAAATACTCAGTACCCACCATAAACACTGTCTGGGTCCTTCAGAGCACACATAATATTCTCGAAAACCTCGATACCCTGCTTGCCGTACGACCTTTCCAGATATTCGGCGCATGTTGCTGATGTGAcgccctcgtccttcttggtTAATGTCGTTACGTTGAAGACATCCACCTCCTCGGTGTCATCCAAGAGAATATGAGGGAGCTCCCACGGACACGTCATAGGCACTCCGTCGGATGTGTCTGCAACATGTGCTCCTGCGGTGAGTATCGTTCGAATGATGTGGTCGTCCTTGATACGCAAAGCCGCATCCAGCGCATTCCTACAACCGTCGCCCCCCAGCTGTAGGTTAACATCTGCCCCATAATCCAGTAGCAATCCAATGATCCTAGACCTCGCTGCCCGACTAAAGCCAGGCCACTTTTCTGTCGTATCAGACTCACGTATGGCAGCAACCAGAGCACTGGGATACTTCCCATTGGTGCAGTACATGTTAACATCAGCACCTGCTTTTATGATAGTCTTAACGATACTCTCCCTCCCACTCATAATAGCAGCAACCAAAGGACTGCCATACAGCCTATCCATGCATGGCGTGTTCGCATCAGCGCCAGCATCTAGTAACATCCGGACCACCTCTGAATCCCCTTTTCTTGCAGAGATTGCCAAAGGTGAATTTTGGTTAACGTCAGCACCGGCCTGTAGGAGAAGCTTGACGAAATCCTTCCTCCCCCTGTATATCGCATCAGGCAAAATATCACCAGGATTGACGTTTAGTAAAGCTCGGAGTATCTCTGTATTTCCATATTCCACAGCTGTCTTTAATATATCGTCGTGGATAACATGAGTACTAGCGTTCAGTAAAGCTCGGAGTATCTCTATATTTCCACATTCCACTGCTGTCTTTAATATATCGTCGTGGATAACATGGGTACTGGCGTTTAGCAAAGCTCGGAATATCTCTGTATTTCCATATTCCACAgctatctttaatatatcgTCGTGGATAACATGAGTACTGGCTTTCAGTAAAGCTCGGAGTATCTCTGTATCTCCACGTTCTACAGCAGCCGTTAATGTATTGCCATGGTTAACATGAACACCAGCCCGTAGGAGGAGGTCGACAACATCCTTGCTCCCACGGCGTATTGCTAAAAGCAACGGGTCGCCGTAGTCGGCATCAATTCcataatttattaatattcgGACAATTTCTTTGTCGTCCGCACGTACGGCCGCTTCCAAAACGTTGCTGTCGGTCATATCAGCTCCTGCTTCGAGTAGTGTACGTACGACATCCTGCGCGAGGCAAAGAATTAGTTTGAAAGAAATTACACACTGCTTTCCTGACCATAGCAAATTCGTTCTTTGAGTAAGGCCCCCTTCTTACCTTGGTGATTTTCGATTTTGTATGGTTCGAAAATAGGTGTTTCCAAGCCATTTACTCTACAATGCTCTGCGTTCAGTTAGCAACTATTGGATGCTGTCACGACATCGTCGAACCCAGCGAAATAGAAGCAAAAATCTAACCTTGAA
This sequence is a window from Aspergillus puulaauensis MK2 DNA, chromosome 6, nearly complete sequence. Protein-coding genes within it:
- a CDS encoding uncharacterized protein (COG:S;~EggNog:ENOG410PZ5Z;~TransMembrane:1 (i88-106o)), yielding MAIHIPDRSASSADVRRFITDVLVSDYDAEPDFASETASAWRIGRGTELHDANQRYFVDIFGVEIGVCLYRSVLNAREKQRQNSRTGILFKWAHLSVPILAIWNFYKSQWGRSSLPRSLFASAARFC
- a CDS encoding uncharacterized protein (COG:M;~EggNog:ENOG410PKAU;~InterPro:IPR002110,IPR036770,IPR020683;~PFAM:PF12796;~go_function: GO:0005515 - protein binding [Evidence IEA]) → MTDSNVLEAAVRADDKEIVRILINYGIDADYGDPLLLAIRRGSKDVVDLLLRAGVHVNHGNTLTAAVERGDTEILRALLKASTHVIHDDILKIAVEYGNTEIFRALLNASTHVIHDDILKTAVECGNIEILRALLNASTHVIHDDILKTAVEYGNTEILRALLNVNPGDILPDAIYRGRKDFVKLLLQAGADVNQNSPLAISARKGDSEVVRMLLDAGADANTPCMDRLYGSPLVAAIMSGRESIVKTIIKAGADVNMYCTNGKYPSALVAAIRESDTTEKWPGFSRAARSRIIGLLLDYGADVNLQLGGDGCRNALDAALRIKDDHIIRTILTAGAHVADTSDGVPMTCPWELPHILLDDTEEVDVFNVTTLTKKDEGVTSATCAEYLERSYGKQGIEVFENIMCALKDPDSVYVSKGIIFRATSQQLIARFPSSMEHLLDAVAWICLTFRQPPPNGPQISAGVLSEGRFIFNSWEPLRGLTMSDNTCWSALFDTAVIALEPSIGLNSHWMLDISYRNMIQLAAVEYPVLVDNGIVLMGYSTALIPVRRNDKQTIEWHLEVATHDDQFNISELTVTKGPWLRTQDMNDLRSERNLLGWCSNAKVALGTIQGTSDIKRSGARTKHTSWQWTGANLQLVGQSGGPAQVGGQLGLAFSRKMMAVRFSPPGNYLKCLRNSISEQIIVYDTTQQRAWLIPLVCVLHQMLLSYAKGHGLTSGVPQTTSENNNGGLASFEALREKALSAVDNSSNLQLTVGDLIMGFSVNLSKALLQKPSGPKIYGYEFWDIIEDSTQSDLKQQRLERQGLAWAPLLGEIKCLFCSNFGDAIVGHRALCADSPCNRVPDRQDLMAASVCSVTALLARHGPSLRFNHCSSILAESHFQQCSHQNSGETCWNSPAFLQDMRSPGQGSAVKTDTFPNGAVVFGARKRDLSILFKDRGKYENVRAVFSK